Proteins encoded by one window of Streptococcus suis S735:
- a CDS encoding LacI family DNA-binding transcriptional regulator yields the protein MVAKLTDVAQLAGVSPTTVSRVINKKGYLSEKTIRNVEEAMRELGYKPNNLARSLQGKSAKLVGLIFPTINNIFYSELISHLEKELFDRGYKTIICNSQHESDKEREYLEMLAANQVDGIISGSHNLGIQDYDRVVAPIIAFDRNLSPSIPIVSSDNFAGGVLAAQTLQKAGCHNPLMITGNDDSNSPTGLRQVGFTSILNKAEVFHISSDFSPVRKEMEIRAILEKQKPDGIFVSGDATAMLVWNIIRSMKLSIPEDIKLIGYDGTSFIENYYPQLTTIKQPLTEIARLLVELLVDKIEGKKLTKTDYILPISLLAGASI from the coding sequence ATGGTCGCAAAACTAACTGATGTCGCACAGTTAGCTGGGGTCAGCCCAACAACTGTCTCGCGCGTTATCAATAAAAAAGGATACCTATCTGAAAAAACCATTCGCAATGTCGAAGAGGCTATGCGTGAACTAGGCTACAAACCTAATAATTTAGCTCGTAGTTTGCAAGGTAAATCTGCAAAATTAGTTGGTCTCATCTTCCCAACAATAAACAATATTTTTTATTCTGAATTGATTAGCCATTTAGAAAAAGAGCTTTTTGATCGAGGCTATAAAACCATTATTTGCAATAGCCAGCACGAGTCCGATAAGGAACGTGAGTATCTAGAAATGTTAGCAGCTAACCAAGTAGATGGGATTATCTCGGGCAGTCACAATCTCGGTATCCAAGACTACGACCGTGTCGTAGCTCCAATTATCGCTTTTGACCGCAACCTATCTCCTTCCATTCCCATTGTCTCTTCCGATAATTTTGCTGGCGGGGTATTAGCTGCCCAAACCTTACAAAAAGCGGGATGTCACAATCCATTAATGATTACGGGGAACGATGATTCCAATTCACCTACCGGCCTTCGCCAAGTAGGTTTTACATCTATTTTGAACAAAGCCGAAGTTTTTCATATCTCCAGTGATTTCTCACCTGTGCGTAAGGAGATGGAAATCCGAGCCATTCTTGAAAAGCAAAAACCAGATGGTATCTTTGTATCTGGCGATGCAACGGCTATGCTGGTATGGAACATCATTCGTTCAATGAAACTGTCTATTCCAGAAGATATTAAATTGATTGGTTATGATGGAACCAGTTTCATCGAAAACTACTACCCTCAACTGACAACTATCAAGCAACCATTAACCGAAATAGCTCGCCTGCTGGTTGAACTATTAGTTGATAAAATCGAAGGAAAAAAACTGACAAAAACAGACTATATCCTGCCGATTAGCCTACTAGCAGGAGCTAGTATATAA
- a CDS encoding sucrose-6-phosphate hydrolase, translated as MAFTTGERYRAYADWTPEYIEKIKKNTESSPWRTNFHIETPHGLLNDPNGFSYFNGKWTLFYQYFPFGAAHGLKSWVHTESTDLVHFEETGTVMYPDTPLDSHGAYSGSAMEFGDKLFLFYTGNVRDENWVRHPYQIGALMDKDGKIEKIDKVLIEQPEDTTDHFRDPQIFNYKGQYYAIVGGQNLDKKGIVKLYKAENNDYLNWSYVGDLDFANDMTAYMMECPNIAFVGEQPILLYCPQGLDKEVLDYGNIYPNMYKIGQSFVPETASIVEPSELINLDYGFECYATQAFNAPDGRTLSVSWLALPDVEYPTDAYDYQGCLSLVKELTIKDGKLYQYPVDAITSLRKEAQPFSAQKETNNVYELELDFSASTKHEIVLFANEAEKGLVLSVDTEQGQITLDRGNCGQPFALDFGTSRSCEISPGALTANIFIDKSVFEIFINKGEKVFSGRVFPDADQSGIVITTGNPTGTYYHLDYGRKTN; from the coding sequence ATGGCATTTACAACAGGGGAGCGTTACAGAGCTTATGCTGACTGGACACCCGAATACATTGAAAAAATAAAGAAGAATACAGAGAGTTCTCCTTGGAGGACAAATTTCCATATTGAAACACCACATGGACTGTTAAATGATCCAAATGGATTTTCTTATTTTAATGGAAAGTGGACTCTTTTTTACCAATACTTCCCATTCGGTGCTGCGCACGGATTGAAATCGTGGGTCCATACAGAATCAACAGATTTGGTCCATTTTGAAGAAACTGGTACGGTTATGTACCCAGATACACCACTTGATAGCCATGGTGCCTACTCTGGATCTGCCATGGAATTTGGCGACAAGCTCTTCCTCTTCTACACTGGAAATGTCCGCGATGAAAATTGGGTTCGCCATCCATACCAAATCGGTGCCTTGATGGATAAAGATGGTAAGATTGAAAAGATTGATAAAGTCTTGATTGAGCAACCAGAAGATACCACCGACCATTTCCGTGATCCACAAATTTTCAACTATAAAGGGCAATATTACGCTATTGTCGGTGGACAAAATCTGGATAAAAAGGGAATTGTCAAACTTTATAAAGCTGAAAATAACGACTACCTCAACTGGTCCTATGTTGGTGACCTTGATTTTGCCAATGATATGACCGCTTATATGATGGAATGCCCAAATATTGCGTTCGTCGGTGAGCAACCCATCCTTCTCTATTGTCCACAAGGTTTGGACAAAGAGGTATTGGACTATGGCAATATCTATCCAAATATGTACAAGATTGGTCAGAGTTTCGTTCCTGAAACAGCAAGCATTGTCGAACCGAGCGAATTGATCAATCTGGACTATGGTTTTGAGTGCTATGCAACCCAGGCCTTTAATGCACCAGACGGTCGAACTCTATCTGTTAGCTGGTTGGCACTTCCAGATGTGGAATACCCAACCGATGCTTATGACTACCAAGGCTGTCTGTCATTGGTTAAAGAATTAACCATCAAGGACGGTAAGCTCTACCAATATCCAGTCGATGCGATTACCAGTCTTCGTAAAGAAGCTCAGCCATTTTCAGCCCAAAAAGAAACCAATAATGTTTACGAATTGGAACTTGATTTTTCAGCGAGCACGAAGCACGAAATCGTATTGTTCGCAAATGAAGCAGAAAAAGGCTTGGTCTTGTCTGTAGACACTGAACAAGGCCAGATTACATTGGACCGTGGCAACTGTGGTCAGCCATTCGCACTCGATTTCGGCACAAGTCGCTCTTGCGAGATTTCTCCAGGAGCTCTTACAGCCAATATCTTCATCGACAAATCTGTCTTTGAAATCTTTATCAATAAAGGAGAGAAAGTATTTTCTGGTCGTGTCTTCCCTGATGCGGATCAGTCTGGTATAGTCATTACGACTGGTAATCCGACCGGAACCTACTACCATTTAGATTATGGTCGCAAAACTAACTGA
- the rpsR gene encoding 30S ribosomal protein S18, which yields MAQQRRGGFKRRKKVDYIAANKIEYVDYKDTELLSRFISERGKILPRRVTGTSAKNQRKVTTAIKRARVMALLPFVNED from the coding sequence ATGGCTCAACAACGTCGTGGCGGTTTCAAACGCCGTAAAAAAGTTGACTATATCGCAGCTAACAAAATTGAATATGTTGATTACAAAGATACTGAGCTTCTTAGCCGTTTCATTTCTGAACGTGGAAAAATCCTTCCACGCCGTGTAACTGGAACTTCAGCTAAAAACCAACGTAAAGTAACAACAGCTATCAAACGTGCTCGCGTTATGGCTCTTTTACCATTCGTAAACGAAGATTAA
- the rpsF gene encoding 30S ribosomal protein S6 — protein sequence MAKYEILYIIRPNIEEEAKNALVARFDSILTDNGATIVESKAWEKRRLAYEIKDFREGLYHIVNVEANNDEALKEFDRLSKINGDILRHMIVKLDA from the coding sequence ATGGCTAAATACGAAATTCTTTATATTATTCGTCCAAACATTGAAGAAGAAGCTAAAAACGCTTTGGTAGCACGCTTTGACTCTATCTTGACTGACAACGGTGCAACTATCGTTGAATCAAAAGCATGGGAAAAACGTCGCCTTGCATACGAAATCAAAGATTTCCGCGAAGGTTTGTACCACATCGTTAACGTTGAAGCTAACAACGATGAAGCTCTTAAAGAGTTTGACCGTTTGTCAAAAATCAACGGCGACATTCTTCGTCACATGATTGTCAAACTTGACGCGTAA
- a CDS encoding M24 family metallopeptidase: MQKRLEKFEAKLAQSTVDGILVTGQNNIYYLTGFWGTEATVFISGKRRLFVTDSRYTLIAKASVKGFDIIESRFALEEIAKVIKEDGLEKIGFDSEVTYGFYQSLTSIFEGYQLVAMSNFIEDLRMIKDEKEIATIRRACQISDQAFIDVLDFIKPGQTTEMDVNHFLDHRMRQLGAEGASFEFIVASGYRSAMPHGRASEKVIQSGETLTLDFGCYYQHYVSDMTRTIHIGHVTDQEREIYDVVLRANKALIEQAKEGVTYREFDAIPREIISAAGYGANFTHGIGHGIGLDIHEYPYFGKSDETIKAGMVLTDEPGIYLDDKYGVRIEDDLLITENGCEVLTLAPKELIVI, translated from the coding sequence ATGCAAAAAAGACTTGAAAAATTTGAAGCAAAATTAGCTCAATCAACTGTTGATGGAATCTTGGTAACTGGTCAAAACAATATTTACTACCTGACAGGTTTTTGGGGGACAGAGGCGACTGTCTTCATTAGTGGCAAGCGTCGCTTGTTTGTGACTGATTCGCGTTATACCTTGATAGCCAAGGCATCAGTAAAAGGTTTTGATATTATCGAGAGCCGTTTTGCCCTTGAAGAAATTGCAAAGGTGATTAAGGAAGATGGGCTTGAAAAAATTGGTTTTGATAGCGAGGTGACCTATGGTTTCTATCAAAGTCTGACCAGCATTTTTGAGGGTTATCAACTGGTTGCTATGTCAAACTTTATCGAAGACTTGCGCATGATTAAGGATGAGAAAGAAATTGCGACCATTCGCCGTGCATGTCAAATTTCGGATCAGGCTTTTATTGATGTTCTTGACTTTATCAAACCAGGTCAGACGACTGAGATGGACGTCAATCATTTCCTTGACCACCGCATGCGTCAACTCGGTGCAGAAGGGGCATCATTTGAGTTCATCGTGGCATCTGGCTACCGCTCTGCTATGCCTCATGGAAGAGCGTCTGAAAAGGTTATCCAATCTGGTGAGACCTTGACGCTGGATTTTGGTTGCTATTACCAGCATTATGTCAGCGATATGACACGGACCATCCATATCGGTCATGTGACAGATCAAGAGCGTGAGATTTACGATGTGGTCTTGCGTGCCAATAAGGCTTTGATTGAGCAGGCCAAGGAAGGTGTCACCTACCGCGAGTTTGACGCTATTCCTCGTGAGATTATCAGTGCGGCGGGTTACGGAGCCAACTTTACACACGGCATCGGTCACGGTATTGGCTTGGATATTCATGAATATCCGTATTTTGGAAAATCTGACGAGACTATCAAGGCCGGTATGGTTTTGACGGATGAGCCTGGTATCTATTTGGATGACAAATATGGTGTCCGTATCGAAGATGACCTATTGATTACGGAAAACGGTTGTGAAGTCTTGACATTAGCTCCCAAGGAATTGATTGTCATTTGA
- the uvrA gene encoding excinuclease ABC subunit UvrA: MQENIVIHGARAHNLKNIDVTIPREKLVVVTGLSGSGKSSLAFDTLYAEGQRRYVESLSAYARQFLGNMDKPDVDSIEGLSPAISIDQKTTSRNPRSTVGTATEINDYLRLLYARVGVPYCINGHGAIAASSVEQIVDEVLELPERQRLQILAPIVRKKKGQHKTIFEKIQKDGYVRVRVNGGVYDVSEVPELSKSKAHNIEVVVDRIVIKDGIRSRLFDSIEAALRIADGYVIIDTMDEKEMLFSEYYACPVCGFTVPELEPRLFSFNAPFGSCSDCDGLGMKLEVDTDLIVPDASKTLREGALAPWNPISSNYYPQMLEQAMNHFGVDMDKPFEELTEEEKNLIFNGSDGKEFHFHYENEFGGVRDIDIPFEGLITNINRRYRETNSDYTRTVMKTYMNELTCGTCHGYRLNDQALSVKVGGEQGLHIGQLSDLSVADHLQVIEHLTLSENEATIATPIVKEIKDRLSFLNNVGLNYLTLSRAAGTLSGGESQRIRLATQIGSNLSGVLYILDEPSIGLHQRDNDRLIASLKKMRDLGNTLIVVEHDEDTMREADWLIDIGPGAGVFGGEIVASGTPAQVAKNKKSITGQYLSGKREIPVPLERRVGNGRFLEVTGAKENNLQDVTVRFPLGKFVAVTGVSGSGKSTLVNSILKKAIAQKLNRNSDKPGKFKSISGIEHLDRLIDIDQSPIGRTPRSNPATYTGVFDDIRDLFAQTNEAKIRGYKKGRFSFNVKGGRCEACSGDGIIKIEMHFLPDVFVPCEVCHGHRYNSETLEVHYKEKNIAQVLDMTVNDAVEFFKHIPKIERKLRTIQDVGLGYVTLGQPATTLSGGEAQRMKLASELHKRSTGKSLYILDEPTTGLHTEDIAQLLKVLARFVDDGNTVLVIEHNLDVIKTADHIIDMGPEGGVGGGTVVATGTPEEVAENPASFTGQYLKMKLK; this comes from the coding sequence ATGCAAGAAAATATTGTGATTCATGGGGCGCGTGCCCATAATTTGAAAAATATTGATGTGACCATTCCGCGTGAGAAGCTGGTGGTGGTGACTGGTTTGTCGGGGTCTGGTAAGTCGAGTTTGGCTTTCGATACCTTGTATGCCGAGGGTCAACGTCGCTATGTGGAGTCTTTGTCTGCCTATGCTCGTCAGTTCTTGGGCAACATGGACAAGCCTGATGTGGATTCCATAGAGGGTCTCAGCCCTGCTATTTCCATTGACCAAAAAACCACATCGCGGAATCCGCGTTCGACAGTCGGTACAGCGACGGAAATCAATGACTATCTCCGCTTGCTTTATGCTCGGGTTGGGGTACCTTACTGTATCAATGGCCACGGAGCGATTGCGGCTTCTTCGGTGGAACAAATCGTTGATGAGGTCTTGGAATTGCCAGAACGCCAACGTTTGCAGATTCTAGCTCCGATTGTTCGTAAGAAAAAGGGGCAACACAAGACCATTTTTGAGAAAATCCAGAAGGACGGCTATGTTCGGGTACGTGTCAATGGCGGTGTCTATGATGTGTCGGAAGTACCAGAATTGTCCAAGAGCAAGGCTCATAATATTGAAGTTGTGGTCGATCGGATTGTGATCAAAGATGGCATTCGCTCGCGGCTTTTTGACTCCATTGAGGCGGCCCTGCGGATTGCGGACGGCTATGTCATCATCGACACCATGGATGAGAAGGAAATGCTTTTCTCTGAGTACTATGCCTGCCCAGTTTGTGGTTTTACGGTACCAGAGTTGGAGCCTCGCCTCTTCTCTTTCAATGCTCCTTTTGGGTCTTGTAGCGACTGTGACGGTTTGGGCATGAAGCTGGAAGTGGATACGGATTTGATTGTCCCAGATGCCAGCAAGACCTTGCGTGAAGGTGCCTTGGCTCCTTGGAATCCAATCTCATCCAACTACTATCCTCAGATGTTGGAGCAGGCCATGAATCACTTTGGTGTGGACATGGATAAGCCTTTTGAGGAATTGACGGAAGAGGAGAAGAACCTGATTTTCAACGGTTCTGACGGGAAAGAATTCCATTTCCATTATGAAAATGAGTTCGGTGGAGTCCGAGATATTGACATTCCATTCGAGGGCTTGATTACCAACATTAATCGCCGCTATCGTGAAACCAATAGTGATTACACACGGACAGTCATGAAGACTTACATGAATGAACTGACCTGTGGGACCTGCCACGGCTATCGCCTCAATGACCAAGCCCTGTCTGTCAAAGTCGGAGGCGAGCAGGGACTTCATATCGGACAATTATCAGACTTGTCCGTGGCGGATCATTTGCAAGTCATTGAACATCTGACCTTGTCTGAAAATGAAGCCACCATTGCAACACCCATTGTCAAGGAAATCAAGGATCGCCTGTCCTTCCTAAATAACGTTGGTCTCAACTATCTGACTCTTTCACGAGCAGCAGGTACCCTTTCTGGTGGTGAGAGCCAGCGGATTCGTCTGGCGACTCAGATTGGCTCTAACCTGTCTGGTGTCCTCTATATTCTGGATGAGCCGTCGATTGGTCTGCACCAGCGGGACAATGACCGTCTGATTGCTAGTCTTAAGAAAATGCGTGATTTGGGCAATACATTGATTGTGGTGGAGCATGATGAGGACACTATGCGTGAGGCGGACTGGTTGATTGACATCGGTCCAGGTGCGGGTGTGTTTGGCGGAGAAATCGTGGCCTCTGGCACACCAGCCCAAGTAGCTAAAAACAAGAAATCCATTACAGGCCAGTACCTGTCTGGCAAACGTGAAATTCCAGTTCCTTTGGAACGTCGTGTTGGAAATGGTCGATTCTTAGAGGTGACCGGTGCCAAGGAAAACAACCTGCAAGATGTGACTGTTCGTTTCCCACTCGGAAAATTTGTAGCGGTGACAGGGGTGTCTGGCTCAGGTAAGTCAACTCTGGTCAATTCCATTCTGAAAAAAGCTATTGCTCAGAAACTCAATCGCAATTCGGACAAGCCAGGTAAGTTCAAGTCTATTTCAGGAATTGAACACTTGGACCGCCTGATTGATATTGACCAAAGCCCGATTGGACGGACACCACGTTCTAACCCAGCTACCTACACAGGTGTCTTTGACGATATTCGGGATTTGTTTGCCCAGACCAATGAAGCCAAGATTCGTGGCTACAAGAAGGGCCGTTTCTCCTTTAACGTCAAAGGTGGACGGTGTGAGGCTTGTTCTGGTGATGGGATTATCAAGATTGAAATGCACTTCCTGCCCGATGTCTTTGTACCTTGTGAAGTCTGTCATGGACACCGCTATAATTCTGAAACCTTGGAAGTACACTACAAGGAGAAAAATATCGCTCAGGTCCTTGATATGACGGTCAATGACGCGGTCGAGTTCTTCAAGCATATTCCAAAAATTGAGCGGAAACTTCGTACTATTCAAGATGTAGGTTTGGGCTACGTTACTCTAGGTCAGCCAGCAACGACCCTATCAGGTGGGGAAGCCCAGCGTATGAAGTTGGCTTCTGAACTCCACAAGCGGTCAACTGGTAAATCCTTGTATATCTTGGATGAGCCGACGACAGGTCTGCATACGGAGGACATTGCCCAGTTGCTCAAGGTCTTGGCTCGCTTTGTTGATGATGGCAATACCGTGCTGGTCATCGAGCACAATCTGGATGTTATCAAGACAGCCGACCACATTATCGACATGGGACCGGAAGGCGGTGTCGGTGGCGGTACCGTTGTCGCGACAGGAACACCAGAAGAAGTGGCGGAGAACCCAGCCAGCTTTACAGGCCAGTATCTGAAAATGAAGTTGAAATAA
- the efp gene encoding elongation factor P, giving the protein MIEASKLRAGMTFEAEGKLIKVLDASHHKPGKGNTIMRMKLRDVRTGSTFDTTYRPDEKFEQAIIETVPAQYLYQMDDTAYFMNTETYDQYEIPVATIKEELLYILENSEVKIQFYGTEVIGVTVPTTVELVVAETQPSIKGATVTGSGKPATMETGLVVNVPDFIEAGQKLVINTAEGTYVSRA; this is encoded by the coding sequence ATGATTGAAGCAAGTAAACTTAGAGCAGGTATGACCTTCGAAGCTGAAGGTAAATTGATTAAAGTTTTGGATGCGAGCCACCACAAACCAGGTAAAGGTAACACCATCATGCGTATGAAATTGCGTGATGTACGTACAGGTTCAACCTTCGATACAACTTACCGTCCAGATGAAAAATTTGAACAAGCTATTATCGAAACAGTTCCAGCACAGTACCTTTACCAAATGGATGACACAGCTTATTTTATGAATACTGAGACTTACGATCAGTATGAAATTCCAGTAGCGACTATCAAAGAAGAATTGCTCTACATCTTGGAGAATTCTGAAGTGAAGATCCAGTTCTACGGAACAGAAGTGATCGGTGTTACTGTACCAACAACTGTTGAATTGGTCGTTGCAGAAACACAACCATCTATCAAAGGTGCGACTGTTACAGGTTCAGGTAAACCAGCTACGATGGAAACAGGTCTTGTAGTCAACGTACCAGACTTTATCGAAGCAGGTCAAAAACTCGTTATCAACACAGCTGAAGGAACTTACGTATCACGTGCTTAA
- a CDS encoding DUF1129 domain-containing protein codes for MSFTEINGLTKKNQEFIHIATNQLIKDGKSDSEIKELLEEILPTIIEKQKTGVTARNLYGAPSEWAASKTISEQEKKDQVEYNENPWLMWLDSSLFMLAIIAGINGLMNLFGQGAQYGLLTLFVIGFGVGAGMYLMYHFVYREQIKTGQRPKLLKAIAFLGLATLAWSVVFILAALIPAAFNPVLPPLVTILIGAAAFGARYLLKKKYNIRNAMSPVQ; via the coding sequence ATGTCATTTACAGAAATCAACGGATTAACAAAAAAGAACCAAGAATTTATCCATATTGCGACCAACCAACTGATTAAAGATGGAAAGTCTGATAGCGAAATCAAAGAACTCTTGGAAGAAATTTTACCAACTATCATTGAAAAGCAAAAAACTGGTGTGACTGCCCGCAATCTCTATGGAGCACCAAGTGAGTGGGCTGCTAGTAAGACAATTTCTGAACAGGAAAAGAAAGACCAAGTGGAATACAATGAAAATCCATGGTTGATGTGGCTAGATTCTAGTCTTTTCATGCTTGCAATTATTGCTGGTATCAATGGTTTGATGAATCTTTTTGGTCAAGGTGCACAGTATGGGCTATTAACCTTATTTGTCATCGGTTTCGGTGTTGGTGCAGGGATGTACTTGATGTACCATTTCGTTTACAGAGAACAAATTAAAACTGGGCAACGTCCTAAATTGCTGAAAGCTATCGCTTTTCTCGGACTTGCTACGCTGGCTTGGTCAGTCGTTTTCATTCTGGCAGCACTGATTCCGGCCGCATTTAACCCGGTTCTTCCTCCGCTTGTTACTATTCTTATCGGAGCTGCTGCTTTCGGTGCACGCTACCTCTTGAAAAAGAAATATAACATTCGCAATGCCATGTCCCCAGTTCAATAA
- a CDS encoding Asp23/Gls24 family envelope stress response protein: MTTEYQGEIVIAPRVLEVITGIAAAKVDGVHSLQNKRVADSWSKTSLNKGVYLETDEEGRVTADIYVYLEYGVNVPAVSMDIQRAVKTAVYNYAEVQVAAVNIHVSGIVPDKTPKPALKDLFGEDFLDEE, translated from the coding sequence ATGACAACAGAATATCAAGGCGAGATTGTTATCGCACCTCGCGTCCTTGAAGTAATTACAGGCATTGCTGCAGCGAAAGTTGATGGAGTGCATTCCCTTCAAAATAAGCGTGTAGCAGACAGTTGGTCAAAAACATCGTTAAATAAAGGTGTTTATCTTGAAACTGACGAGGAAGGTCGAGTGACTGCGGATATTTACGTCTATCTAGAATATGGTGTAAATGTTCCTGCCGTATCAATGGACATCCAACGTGCAGTCAAGACAGCAGTTTATAACTATGCAGAAGTTCAAGTGGCTGCGGTTAATATCCATGTCAGCGGCATTGTTCCTGATAAAACACCAAAACCAGCATTGAAAGATTTATTCGGAGAGGATTTCCTTGATGAAGAATAA
- a CDS encoding magnesium transporter CorA family protein, translating into MKQIFLSTMTDLEEIQTFEPGAWINLVNPSQSESMEVAEHYKIDIADLRAPLDAEESSRITVEDDYTLILVDVPILEERNNKTYYITIPLGIILTDDAIITTCLEPLPLFEQFIHRRLRNFFTFMKSRFVFQILYRNAQLYLSALRTIDRKSEEIEKQLHEATRNEELIVLMELEKTIVYFKASLKTNERLVKKLASSSRLLRKYEEDEDLLEDTLVETQQAIEMADIYGSILNSMTHAFASIISNNQNTIMKTLALVTIVLSIPTMVFSAYGMNFKDNIIPFNDIPYAFWWIILFAFAISLSLTFYFIRKRWF; encoded by the coding sequence ATGAAACAAATTTTTCTATCAACCATGACTGATTTAGAAGAAATCCAAACCTTTGAACCAGGGGCTTGGATTAATTTGGTCAACCCCTCCCAGAGCGAGTCTATGGAAGTGGCTGAGCACTATAAAATTGACATCGCTGACCTGCGAGCACCGCTCGATGCGGAAGAATCCTCTCGTATCACCGTCGAAGATGACTATACGCTCATCCTGGTCGACGTCCCAATTCTTGAAGAACGGAACAACAAGACATATTATATTACTATTCCTTTGGGAATTATTCTAACAGATGATGCAATTATCACGACTTGTTTGGAACCATTGCCACTGTTTGAGCAGTTTATCCATCGTCGTCTACGGAATTTCTTCACTTTCATGAAGTCTCGTTTCGTTTTCCAAATTCTCTACCGAAATGCTCAACTCTACTTGTCAGCCCTACGGACCATTGACAGAAAGAGCGAAGAGATTGAGAAGCAACTCCATGAAGCCACTCGAAATGAAGAATTAATTGTACTCATGGAATTAGAAAAAACCATCGTCTACTTCAAGGCTTCCCTCAAAACCAATGAGCGTTTGGTCAAAAAACTTGCTAGTTCCTCACGCCTACTCCGTAAGTATGAAGAGGATGAGGATTTGCTTGAAGATACCTTGGTCGAAACCCAACAGGCCATTGAGATGGCAGACATCTATGGTTCCATCCTGAACTCTATGACCCATGCCTTTGCTTCTATCATTTCTAACAACCAGAATACCATCATGAAAACCTTGGCATTAGTGACAATCGTTCTCTCTATCCCAACCATGGTCTTCTCTGCATACGGTATGAACTTTAAGGACAACATCATTCCTTTTAACGATATTCCCTATGCTTTTTGGTGGATTATCCTCTTCGCATTTGCAATCAGCCTATCACTCACCTTCTACTTCATCCGTAAGAGATGGTTTTAA
- a CDS encoding single-stranded DNA-binding protein: protein MINNVVLVGRMTRDAELRYTPSNQAVATFTLAVNRNFKNQNGEREADFINVVIWRQQAENLANWAKKGALIGVTGRIQTRSYDNQQGQRVYVTEVVAESFQLLESRTAREGQGGGYSAGNSFAGGNDYNSPYQAPAQSTPNFAREESPFGASNPMDISDDDLPF, encoded by the coding sequence ATGATTAATAATGTAGTATTGGTTGGTCGTATGACCCGTGATGCAGAACTTCGTTATACTCCGTCTAATCAAGCTGTTGCGACTTTTACTTTGGCGGTTAACCGCAATTTTAAAAATCAAAACGGTGAGCGTGAAGCGGACTTTATCAACGTAGTCATTTGGCGTCAACAAGCTGAGAATTTGGCGAATTGGGCTAAGAAAGGTGCTCTGATTGGTGTTACAGGTCGTATTCAGACTCGTAGCTATGACAATCAGCAAGGGCAACGTGTCTACGTTACTGAGGTAGTTGCAGAAAGTTTCCAACTCTTGGAAAGCCGTACTGCCCGTGAAGGTCAAGGTGGAGGCTATTCAGCTGGCAACTCGTTTGCTGGAGGAAATGACTATAACTCGCCTTATCAAGCGCCTGCACAATCTACACCAAACTTCGCTCGAGAAGAAAGTCCATTTGGAGCAAGTAATCCAATGGATATATCAGACGATGACCTACCATTCTAG
- the nusB gene encoding transcription antitermination factor NusB, translating into MKNNRHALRKCALQAIVSLEFGQEPVQAAQFSYLYDREEEQEGVEIPLFLLNLVNGVADYRDDLDKELSSRLKAGWTLDRLTLIDKNIMRLGLFEILHFEETPDRVAVNEAIELAKEFSDESSAKFVNGVLSQFIKEEA; encoded by the coding sequence ATGAAGAATAATAGACATGCCCTGCGTAAGTGTGCTTTGCAGGCAATCGTATCACTTGAATTTGGTCAAGAACCTGTTCAGGCAGCTCAGTTTTCTTATCTTTATGATAGAGAAGAAGAGCAAGAAGGAGTTGAAATTCCGCTCTTTCTCCTTAACCTTGTCAATGGTGTAGCAGACTATCGTGATGACTTGGATAAGGAGTTATCTAGCCGATTAAAAGCAGGATGGACCTTAGACCGTTTAACCTTGATTGACAAGAATATCATGCGACTAGGCCTATTTGAAATCTTACATTTCGAAGAAACGCCAGACCGCGTTGCTGTTAACGAGGCTATTGAATTGGCTAAAGAATTTTCTGATGAATCTTCAGCTAAGTTTGTCAATGGAGTTTTGAGCCAGTTTATTAAAGAAGAAGCCTGA